Part of the Salinimonas lutimaris genome, ACGCATAGCTTCGCGCTCATCGGCTGACAACATGGTTGTCATTTCATAGGAGAAGTCGTAAACCACCATCATCACAATGATACCAGCCTGCGTGTGAGCCGCCAGTTCAGCCGCCCGGGACAGGGCAGGCTGTGTATCACGCTCATCGTCAACCACAGCCAGTAGAGTGTTATAATTAATCATGCTTGCGGCCCATCCTGTTGTTATTGTTACCAATAAGTGTAATACGTATGCAGGATGATGCATTGCGGCCAATCAAATTTTTATTGCGTCCGCCTATCGACAGTGAGCAGAAAGTTCCACCCGACGGGTTCTGGCCTGCATCGCATCAAAGTCTATTATAGTGATCAGTTTGCCCGAAACTTCAATAATTTTATCTTTTTGGAACCGGGTCAGTAGCCGGCTGATAGTTTCTACGGTCAGCCCCAGATAATTGCCAATTTCATTTCGGGTCATCGATAAGTTGAACTGACGATGGGAAAATCCCCGTTCCTCAAAGCGCTTTGACAACTGCGCCAGAAAATAAATCAGCCGCTCTTCAGCGGTCCGCCGGTTAAGCAGCATCATCATATCCTGTTCCTGCTTTATCTCAGCGCTCATAAAGCTCATGATTTGCTGGCGTAACTTAGGAAACGTCACCGACATCTCATCGAGCGTGTTATAAGGCAGTTCACACACCATCGCGGTTTCCAGTGCCTGAGTATAACTGGCGTGACGGCCATCGCGTAACGCATCAAAGCC contains:
- the fnr gene encoding fumarate/nitrate reduction transcriptional regulator Fnr; translated protein: MATSEFSIHCQNCSFSHLCLPVALNKTEIESLDDIVERKKPLHKGDALLHAGDTFRSLYAVRSGSFKSFISDTDGEEQIISFHFPGDIIGFDALRDGRHASYTQALETAMVCELPYNTLDEMSVTFPKLRQQIMSFMSAEIKQEQDMMMLLNRRTAEERLIYFLAQLSKRFEERGFSHRQFNLSMTRNEIGNYLGLTVETISRLLTRFQKDKIIEVSGKLITIIDFDAMQARTRRVELSAHCR